A DNA window from Trypanosoma brucei brucei TREU927 chromosome 11 chr11_scaffold01 genomic scaffold, whole genome shotgun sequence contains the following coding sequences:
- a CDS encoding S-phase kinase-associated protein, putative: MAEEVSVQDVDFTEYCILESNDPTPVKFKVRREAAMMSGLLKDMLEDQNGGDPIIPIPNVSARTLKLVIKYMEHHHKERADPIEKPLKSNIEKIISPWDHDFLYTELVKDHDEKQHEVLIDVIMAANFLNVRDLLDLTCACVANMIRGKSAEQIRELFNIESDFTPEEEEKIREENRWCEEA, translated from the coding sequence ATGGCGGAAGAGGTGTCGGTACAGGACGTGGACTTTACGGAATATTGCATCCTGGAGAGCAATGATCCGACGCCTGTTAAGTTTAAGGTGCGGCGTGAGGCCGCTATGATGTCAGGTTTGCTGAAGGACATGTTGGAGGACCAAAATGGTGGTGACCCCATCATTCCCATCCCTAACGTTTCCGCTCGCACACTCAAACTTGTGATTAAATACATGGAGCACCACCACAAGGAACGGGCTGATCCCATCGAGAAGCCACTTAAGTCAAACATTGAGAAGATCATCTCCCCGTGGGACCACGATTTCCTCTACACCGAACTGGTAAAGGATCATGACGAGAAACAACACGAGGTTCTCATCGACGTCATTATGGCGGCAAATTTTCTGAACGTGCGGGATCTACTGGATCTCACCTGTGCGTGTGTAGCGAACATGATCCGTGGGAAGTCTGCTGAGCAGATTCGAGAACTCTTCAACATTGAAAGCGACTTCACTcccgaagaggaggagaaaatacgGGAGGAGAACCGCTGGTGCGAAGAGgcgtaa
- a CDS encoding 40S ribosomal protein S15a, putative, whose translation MTMMSVLANALRCIAGAERRGKRQVLIRPSSKVVVKFLQVMQKHGYIGEFEIVDDHRAGKIVVNLNGRLNKCGAICPRFDCTARDFEKWVKNILPSRQFGFVVLTTSLGIMDHEEARARNTGGKVLGFFY comes from the coding sequence ATGACAATGATGAGCGTTCTGGCGAATGCGCTCCGCTGCATTGCGGGCGCAGAGCGCCGCGGCAAGCGTCAGGTTCTCATCCGACCCTCCTCGAAGGTTGTGGTGAAGTTCTTGCAAGTCATGCAAAAACACGGATACATTGGCGAGTTCGAGATTGTCGATGACCACCGTGCGGGGAAGATTGTCGTGAACCTCAATGGTCGTCTAAACAAGTGTGGTGCCATTTGCCCTCGCTTCGATTGTACCGCCCGTGACTTCGAGAAATGGGTGAAGAACATCCTCCCGAGTCGTCAATTTGGTTTCGTGGTGCTCACGACATCACTTGGCATCATGGACCACGAAGAAGCCCGTGCACGTAACACTGGTGGTAAGGTACTCGGCTTCTTTTACTAG